The Candidatus Acidiferrales bacterium genome has a segment encoding these proteins:
- a CDS encoding peptidylprolyl isomerase: MPIMTKMRDNMPAILIGLAILFIAMIVFEWGMGITNRGRGMYTSTAVGVVNGEEIGYSQFEKTLQSTIDQYKASEKQDPDDAAIEKLRDQVWESLVNQILVEQAAAKLGIIVTDQEIVDWVTNNPESLPDMVRRNFEDSTGQFNRQILQAALSSDRPEVQQFWKNVQEYLKDQRLEEKITSRLFSAIRIPESALRMQFAMTNEKLNAAYVLFPPSLLYPDSSIKVTDAEIKDYYSSHQDDYRTQSTRRLRSVIFPIGASAADSAEVKTEMDRVSSLTKNGADFLELVKEYSETPYDDKFVSHGQIDPQIEEAAFAAKREDIIGPISTSDGYHLVKIIDEQNGKDQYIHAAHILIRVPSGPDSTAAYKQAQDISKRAKSGANFASLATQYSQDPGSAQHGGDLGWFGKGMMVKPFEEACYKAGVGQIVGPVKTQFGLHIIKVLGMDSREIKIADIKMAVKVSQQTKDDLKQHAEDFVYIAKQDGFDKAAATMNVNIRQTPPFPKGQFIPTIGANADVMKWTFDGSLGNISDVITLSQGYAVFMIGEIKDASVTPLEQVRDQIRSMIVKQKQFDMADAYANQLRQKLSGNDSLNRLQQFDSRLRYGTTGEFGLAGFVPNIGRDYDFVATAENLRVGQTSQPFKGTSGVYVIQLLSSTGFDTTAYKIQRISIMQNLMQQEKQRVVTDWLQQLKTNASIEDNRAKIFRQE, translated from the coding sequence ATGCCAATAATGACAAAAATGCGGGACAACATGCCCGCTATTCTGATCGGACTTGCAATACTTTTCATCGCCATGATAGTTTTTGAGTGGGGCATGGGAATAACGAACCGCGGACGCGGAATGTACACAAGTACCGCGGTAGGCGTGGTGAATGGAGAAGAAATAGGTTATTCTCAATTTGAAAAGACACTACAAAGCACGATTGACCAATACAAGGCGAGCGAAAAACAGGATCCTGACGATGCTGCCATCGAAAAGCTCCGTGACCAGGTCTGGGAGAGCCTCGTCAATCAAATCCTCGTAGAACAGGCGGCTGCTAAGTTAGGCATCATCGTGACGGATCAAGAAATAGTAGATTGGGTTACAAACAATCCCGAATCCTTACCCGATATGGTCAGGCGGAATTTCGAAGACTCGACCGGGCAATTCAACCGACAGATTCTTCAAGCAGCACTCTCATCGGACAGACCGGAAGTCCAACAGTTTTGGAAGAACGTTCAGGAATACCTGAAAGATCAGCGTCTCGAGGAAAAAATAACGAGCCGTCTATTCAGTGCGATAAGAATTCCTGAAAGTGCATTGCGCATGCAATTTGCGATGACAAATGAAAAACTGAATGCAGCTTACGTACTTTTTCCCCCATCGCTGCTCTATCCCGATTCCAGCATCAAAGTAACCGATGCCGAGATAAAAGATTACTATTCCTCGCATCAAGATGATTACAGAACCCAGTCGACGAGAAGACTCAGATCGGTAATATTCCCGATAGGAGCTTCGGCGGCGGACAGCGCAGAAGTTAAAACCGAGATGGATCGCGTGTCTTCTCTTACAAAGAACGGCGCGGACTTTCTCGAGCTTGTCAAAGAATACTCCGAGACGCCGTATGACGATAAGTTTGTGAGTCACGGGCAGATCGATCCTCAGATCGAAGAAGCGGCATTCGCGGCAAAGAGAGAAGATATCATTGGCCCTATTTCCACTTCCGACGGCTATCACTTGGTGAAGATTATTGACGAACAAAACGGCAAAGATCAATACATTCACGCTGCACACATCCTGATCCGCGTTCCGTCCGGGCCCGATTCAACGGCAGCTTACAAGCAGGCTCAAGACATTTCGAAGCGCGCAAAATCGGGTGCAAACTTCGCGTCCTTGGCAACTCAATATTCACAGGATCCCGGATCGGCTCAACACGGAGGCGACTTGGGATGGTTCGGAAAGGGGATGATGGTCAAGCCTTTTGAGGAGGCATGTTACAAAGCAGGAGTCGGACAGATCGTAGGCCCGGTTAAAACTCAATTCGGCCTGCACATCATAAAAGTTCTCGGCATGGACTCACGCGAAATCAAAATTGCCGATATCAAAATGGCCGTCAAAGTATCGCAGCAGACCAAGGACGATTTGAAACAGCACGCCGAAGATTTTGTTTATATCGCGAAGCAAGACGGGTTCGACAAAGCAGCCGCCACGATGAACGTAAACATCAGGCAGACTCCTCCGTTTCCGAAAGGCCAATTTATTCCGACTATCGGCGCCAACGCAGATGTCATGAAATGGACATTTGATGGCTCACTCGGGAACATCAGCGACGTAATTACACTCAGCCAAGGTTACGCCGTCTTCATGATCGGCGAGATAAAAGATGCCAGCGTCACTCCGCTCGAACAGGTCCGGGACCAGATTAGATCCATGATAGTAAAGCAGAAACAATTCGATATGGCCGACGCGTATGCAAATCAGCTGCGGCAGAAACTCTCCGGGAACGACAGCTTGAATCGTCTTCAACAATTCGATTCACGGCTGCGATATGGTACCACAGGTGAGTTTGGCCTGGCAGGTTTCGTGCCTAACATAGGCAGGGATTACGATTTTGTCGCCACTGCCGAAAATCTCCGCGTTGGACAGACCTCTCAACCATTCAAAGGGACAAGCGGCGTGTACGTGATTCAACTTCTAAGTTCGACCGGCTTCGATACGACCGCATATAAGATACAGCGAATTTCGATAATGCAGAATCTGATGCAGCAGGAGAAACAAAGAGTTGTGACCGATTGGCTGCAGCAGCTCAAGACAAACGCTTCCATCGAAGACAACCGAGCAAAGATATTTAGGCAGGAATAA
- a CDS encoding thioredoxin family protein — MLIKVLGAGCPNCKTLELRAKQAAEELKMPLEIREVQDIEEISHYGLNKTPGLVINGKVVLSGYVPMIEELKDLFAQSGEQ; from the coding sequence ATGCTTATCAAAGTTCTCGGAGCAGGATGCCCAAACTGCAAAACTCTCGAACTCCGTGCGAAGCAGGCGGCAGAAGAATTGAAAATGCCGCTGGAAATCCGCGAGGTACAGGACATCGAGGAGATTTCCCACTATGGTCTAAATAAAACACCGGGCCTAGTAATAAACGGAAAGGTAGTGCTCTCCGGATATGTTCCAATGATCGAAGAGTTGAAAGATCTCTTTGCGCAGAGTGGTGAGCAATGA
- a CDS encoding SDR family oxidoreductase produces the protein MKQELRFKPNDWALVLGASSGFGAATAVELAKHGMNIFGVHLDRAATMPVVQQIIKDIKHHGSQVVFFNINAADTIKQSEVLDEIAEQFSKEPGSSVKVLLHSLAFGTLKHFIGKKEEEIISKAQMEMTLDVMAHCLVYWTQGLMLRNLMRKGSKIFAMTSSGGHTAIPYYGAVSAAKACLESHIRQLSVELGPHGITANAIMAGVTDTPALRKIPGNIEMLHVARAKNPGGRLTTPEDVAKAIALLSDDCAYWISGNVIGVDGGEDIVSYVGQKPGS, from the coding sequence ATGAAGCAGGAATTGCGATTCAAGCCGAACGACTGGGCATTAGTTCTCGGCGCATCGAGCGGCTTCGGCGCTGCGACTGCCGTGGAACTCGCAAAACACGGCATGAATATTTTTGGCGTGCATTTGGACCGGGCTGCAACTATGCCCGTCGTACAACAGATAATCAAAGACATCAAACACCACGGAAGCCAGGTCGTGTTCTTCAACATAAACGCTGCAGATACTATCAAACAAAGCGAAGTCCTCGATGAAATCGCCGAGCAATTTTCGAAAGAGCCCGGATCGTCTGTAAAAGTCCTACTCCACTCGCTTGCATTCGGCACCCTGAAACATTTCATTGGAAAGAAAGAAGAGGAGATTATCAGCAAGGCACAAATGGAGATGACGCTTGATGTTATGGCACACTGCCTTGTATACTGGACACAGGGATTAATGCTGCGCAACTTGATGAGAAAAGGGAGCAAAATTTTTGCTATGACCAGCTCGGGTGGCCATACCGCAATTCCATATTACGGAGCAGTATCCGCTGCCAAAGCTTGTCTTGAATCTCATATACGACAGCTTTCTGTCGAGCTTGGGCCTCACGGCATCACGGCAAACGCAATCATGGCTGGTGTGACCGACACGCCTGCGTTAAGAAAAATTCCGGGAAACATCGAAATGCTGCACGTGGCGCGGGCAAAAAATCCCGGCGGCAGACTGACCACTCCCGAAGATGTTGCGAAAGCTATCGCCTTGCTTTCCGACGACTGCGCATATTGGATCTCCGGAAATGTTATCGGTGTAGACGGCGGCGAAGATATCGTGAGCTACGTCGGACAAAAACCGGGATCGTAA
- a CDS encoding acyl-CoA dehydrogenase family protein — translation MLDFEFTEEQKMLRETVRDFVNSELKPRAQEIDRNEKIPDDIINKLRELGFLGVAFPAEYGGSGFGELGYCLMQEEIARGCLSTATFVGAHQSIGSNAIYIGGSEELKKKYLVPLAEGRMIGAFALTEVLAGSDSFNLRTRATFDGKDWILNGEKMWITNGSIADVVSLFARTERGITGFVVETKWPGYHAGPPEKKMGIRGSVTAPITLENVRVPAENIIGQDGRGFLVAMKTLDAGRLGLGAACLGASKELLELSTKYSKERKQFDSAIANFEAVQWMLADMATHIYCMESIVYRTAAAYEEGKSISRQSAMVKLFCSESLDFVVDCALQIHGGMGYSREMPIERFYRDSRINRIFEGTNEIQRMVIAKDVIKRNGLM, via the coding sequence ATGCTTGATTTTGAATTTACCGAAGAACAGAAAATGTTGCGGGAAACGGTTCGTGACTTTGTAAACTCTGAACTAAAGCCGCGAGCCCAGGAAATAGATCGGAACGAAAAAATTCCCGATGACATCATAAATAAACTGCGCGAACTCGGGTTCCTCGGCGTTGCCTTTCCTGCCGAATACGGCGGGAGCGGCTTCGGAGAACTCGGTTATTGTTTAATGCAGGAAGAGATCGCCCGCGGCTGTCTTTCGACGGCAACTTTCGTCGGTGCACACCAATCCATCGGATCGAACGCAATCTATATCGGAGGCAGCGAGGAATTAAAAAAGAAATATCTTGTTCCTCTCGCCGAAGGGAGAATGATAGGAGCATTTGCCTTGACGGAAGTGCTTGCAGGTTCCGATTCCTTTAATCTTCGTACCCGCGCGACGTTTGACGGTAAAGATTGGATACTAAACGGCGAGAAAATGTGGATAACGAACGGCTCAATTGCCGATGTCGTCTCTCTCTTCGCGCGAACTGAACGAGGCATAACCGGGTTTGTCGTGGAAACAAAGTGGCCGGGATACCATGCCGGCCCCCCGGAAAAAAAGATGGGGATACGCGGAAGCGTAACGGCGCCGATCACCCTCGAAAACGTCCGGGTCCCTGCTGAAAATATTATAGGACAGGATGGCCGCGGCTTTCTGGTCGCGATGAAGACTCTCGACGCGGGACGTCTTGGTCTCGGCGCTGCCTGCTTAGGGGCTTCGAAAGAATTGCTTGAGCTTTCGACGAAATATTCAAAAGAGAGAAAACAATTCGACTCCGCTATAGCAAACTTCGAAGCGGTACAATGGATGCTCGCGGACATGGCCACCCACATCTACTGCATGGAATCAATTGTCTACCGCACTGCCGCCGCTTATGAGGAAGGGAAATCGATTTCTCGCCAGTCCGCAATGGTAAAATTATTTTGCTCGGAGTCGCTCGATTTTGTCGTCGATTGCGCATTGCAGATACACGGCGGGATGGGATATTCACGCGAAATGCCGATTGAACGATTCTACCGCGATTCCCGCATCAATCGGATTTTCGAAGGCACGAATGAAATTCAGAGAATGGTCATCGCGAAAGACGTCATCAAGAGAAACGGCCTGATGTGA
- a CDS encoding GWxTD domain-containing protein — protein MKSIFRLREFAVCLSVFVFFLQSADAQKLRVNFDFATFRYDSTKTYAEVYYGFNGNALRFVRVVNKDSSRTFADSLLFDVSVCTTKPDSVASRQIWEVPVIIPDTTQEYIRKNLVGKIDFAVSPGNYRLIVKCDDLNDSLKGDSVATDFPVPDYNVDKLETSEIELCSTITQGKSSSIFYKNTYDVIPNPSIIFGLGMPIIYFYLEVYNIPTGKGDSLFTAGYEIRDSFGQVRKNSFRTRKKFGASSVEVGTVNGSNLKTGAYTFTYTVSDSAANLVASSSKKFFVYNPNLGAPEAPDSGVASKIILSSVYATMGEEQLDKEFGEAKYIASSSEKSQYGEITGLEGKRQFLYEFWKRKNSEENSNGKDERTEYLQRVAYADDHFRAGMREGWQTDRGRVYIMYGNPDEIDRHPNETDSKPYEIWYFNSVEGGVSFDFVDRTGFGDYQLVNSTERNEIHDDNWQQYLTQ, from the coding sequence ATGAAATCCATTTTCCGTCTACGAGAGTTCGCCGTTTGCCTTTCTGTATTCGTTTTCTTTTTGCAGTCCGCCGATGCACAGAAGCTGAGAGTTAATTTCGACTTTGCAACCTTCAGATATGATTCCACGAAGACCTATGCCGAGGTTTATTATGGTTTCAACGGCAACGCACTGCGGTTTGTGCGGGTTGTGAATAAGGATTCCTCCAGGACATTTGCGGATTCACTTCTTTTCGATGTTTCGGTTTGTACGACAAAACCTGATTCCGTTGCATCACGTCAGATATGGGAAGTCCCGGTAATCATTCCTGACACGACTCAAGAATACATCCGCAAAAACCTCGTGGGCAAAATAGATTTCGCGGTTTCACCGGGCAATTACAGGCTGATCGTGAAATGTGATGACTTGAATGATTCTCTCAAGGGCGACAGCGTCGCGACGGATTTTCCGGTGCCGGATTACAATGTCGATAAGCTGGAGACGAGCGAGATTGAGCTGTGCTCGACAATTACGCAGGGTAAAAGCAGCAGTATCTTCTATAAAAATACGTATGATGTGATTCCGAATCCGTCGATAATATTCGGACTGGGAATGCCGATCATTTATTTTTATCTCGAAGTATATAACATTCCTACCGGAAAAGGGGACAGCTTGTTCACGGCCGGCTATGAAATTCGCGACAGCTTCGGACAGGTCCGCAAAAATTCTTTCAGGACCAGGAAGAAATTCGGTGCGTCGAGTGTGGAAGTAGGAACCGTGAACGGATCTAACCTTAAGACGGGAGCATATACATTTACTTACACCGTGAGCGACTCCGCGGCCAACTTAGTTGCCTCATCGTCGAAAAAATTTTTTGTCTACAATCCGAATCTGGGAGCACCGGAAGCGCCCGATTCGGGCGTCGCGAGCAAAATCATTTTGTCGAGCGTGTATGCGACAATGGGAGAAGAGCAGCTTGACAAAGAGTTTGGCGAGGCGAAATACATCGCATCATCATCCGAAAAAAGTCAGTATGGAGAGATCACCGGCCTCGAAGGGAAGAGGCAATTCCTGTACGAATTTTGGAAAAGAAAGAATTCGGAAGAGAATTCGAACGGCAAGGATGAGAGAACGGAGTACCTTCAGCGGGTTGCCTATGCCGACGACCATTTTAGAGCCGGCATGAGAGAAGGATGGCAGACCGACAGAGGCAGGGTTTATATAATGTACGGGAATCCCGACGAGATCGACAGACATCCCAATGAAACCGATTCCAAACCTTACGAGATATGGTATTTTAACTCGGTTGAGGGGGGGGTAAGTTTCGACTTTGTCGACAGGACAGGATTCGGGGATTACCAGCTCGTCAATTCTACGGAACGGAACGAGATCCACGACGACAACTGGCAGCAGTACCTCACGCAATAA
- a CDS encoding DUF1573 domain-containing protein translates to MTRKLSVLLLTVFLAAEVYGQPRISVAGNSTIDLGTVYKTGSHIFHTFEIKNDGDKVLHINGVRPGCGCTVAFLSDSTVKPGQKSEIKVDFNPSEYSGEVSKDIYVVSNDPANHMMTLRLKMNIAYVLQAKPDFILFRNAVVGQADTMSLTLTNVSDETVKITGVETDRDELSFHFDNSTIKPGAIARIELYLLAKKGGTIPGEIIIKTTSKHQPTVPVKYFAGINGK, encoded by the coding sequence ATGACCAGAAAATTGTCTGTTCTGCTGTTGACGGTTTTTCTTGCGGCCGAAGTGTACGGCCAGCCCAGGATTTCCGTTGCGGGTAACAGCACGATCGATCTCGGAACTGTTTATAAAACCGGCAGCCACATCTTCCACACCTTTGAAATTAAAAACGACGGAGACAAGGTGCTCCACATCAACGGCGTGAGGCCGGGCTGCGGCTGCACCGTGGCATTTCTTTCGGATAGCACCGTCAAACCCGGACAAAAATCCGAAATAAAAGTCGACTTCAATCCATCGGAATACAGCGGCGAGGTTTCAAAAGATATTTACGTCGTGAGCAATGACCCTGCAAACCATATGATGACTCTTCGATTGAAGATGAACATTGCTTATGTGCTTCAGGCCAAACCTGATTTCATATTGTTCCGGAATGCGGTAGTGGGACAGGCGGACACCATGTCGTTAACCTTAACTAATGTATCAGATGAGACCGTGAAGATTACCGGCGTCGAAACCGACAGGGACGAGTTATCTTTTCATTTCGACAATTCGACTATAAAACCAGGGGCAATCGCACGTATTGAATTATACCTTCTCGCCAAAAAGGGAGGCACCATTCCCGGTGAAATAATAATCAAGACAACAAGCAAGCATCAGCCCACGGTGCCTGTGAAGTATTTTGCAGGAATCAACGGAAAATAG
- a CDS encoding PA0069 family radical SAM protein — protein sequence MATQKISGRSSGFNPQNRFEEVVLVPTDDDSRFFPDEDQTERKVETKFFVDTSKTALAKNDSPDVGFTYSINPYRGCEHGCIYCYARPSHEFLGFSSGLDFETKIMVKQNAAELLREAFMKKSWEPQVVAMSGDTDCYQPVERKLKITRRCLEVFLEFRNPVGIVTKNFLITRDLDILIELAKLELVSVAISITSLNQDLTKKMEPRTSSPAKKLEAIEILAKNSIPVGVLIAPVVPGLTDEEIPSILREVSSRGGTFAGLQMLRLPYAVKDLFVDWIRREFPDRENRIIGRIKQVRRGKMNSSEFKERMRGTGETARAIHQLFYASCKKYSIGNGKFHLATDKFRRPDGVQIEMF from the coding sequence ATGGCAACTCAAAAAATATCCGGACGCTCGTCGGGCTTCAATCCGCAAAACAGGTTTGAGGAAGTCGTTCTGGTGCCGACTGATGATGATAGCAGATTCTTTCCCGATGAAGATCAGACGGAGAGGAAGGTCGAGACAAAATTTTTCGTCGACACGTCGAAAACCGCCCTTGCAAAGAATGACAGCCCCGATGTCGGTTTCACGTACAGCATAAATCCATACCGCGGCTGTGAGCACGGGTGCATCTATTGTTATGCACGCCCATCGCACGAATTCTTGGGATTTTCTTCCGGACTCGACTTCGAGACGAAGATAATGGTAAAGCAGAACGCGGCAGAGCTTCTCCGGGAAGCATTCATGAAGAAGAGTTGGGAACCGCAGGTTGTGGCGATGTCGGGGGACACGGACTGCTACCAGCCGGTGGAGCGAAAACTAAAAATAACTCGCAGATGTCTCGAGGTGTTTTTAGAATTCAGGAATCCGGTCGGGATCGTCACGAAAAATTTTCTTATAACTCGCGATCTGGATATTCTAATTGAGCTGGCGAAGCTCGAACTCGTCAGCGTGGCTATTTCAATCACAAGCCTCAATCAGGATCTGACAAAAAAGATGGAGCCGCGGACTTCCTCGCCGGCAAAGAAGCTGGAGGCGATAGAGATTCTAGCAAAGAATTCGATCCCCGTCGGCGTGCTTATAGCGCCGGTTGTCCCCGGTTTGACGGATGAAGAAATTCCATCGATCCTTCGTGAAGTGTCGTCAAGGGGCGGAACTTTCGCCGGATTGCAGATGCTGCGGCTGCCATATGCCGTGAAAGATTTATTTGTCGATTGGATACGCAGAGAATTTCCCGATCGGGAGAACAGGATCATCGGCAGGATAAAGCAGGTGCGGAGAGGCAAGATGAACAGCAGCGAGTTCAAGGAGCGCATGAGAGGAACGGGCGAGACTGCGAGAGCGATTCACCAACTTTTTTACGCAAGCTGCAAAAAGTATAGTATCGGCAATGGCAAGTTCCATCTCGCTACGGATAAGTTCAGAAGGCCGGATGGGGTGCAGATAGAAATGTTCTGA
- a CDS encoding sugar phosphate nucleotidyltransferase, with translation MKITKAVVTAAGKGQRNLPLQTLIDRDGQQKSVLSIIISEVAQSGVEEICMVIHPDDEGAYRTVAGDHAGRITFVYQDESRGYGHAVWCAREFTRGEPFLHLIGDHLYVSRMQEGCTHRVVKIAETESCAVSAVQATREGLLRNFGAVGAKRILGRNDIYSIETVIEKPTPTEAEQKLLVPGLRAGYYLCFFGIHVLTPTVMEILDQQLHDSKDGRLATISGALHRLSQKEKYLALEMNDQRYNIGVKYGLFNAQLALAFSGKDRDDVIAMLMEMLLLRESRDAEMDKR, from the coding sequence ATGAAAATCACCAAAGCAGTCGTTACAGCGGCGGGCAAAGGACAAAGGAATCTGCCTCTCCAAACATTAATCGATCGTGATGGTCAGCAGAAATCAGTTCTCAGTATTATCATAAGCGAAGTCGCTCAATCCGGCGTTGAAGAGATATGTATGGTTATTCATCCGGATGACGAGGGTGCTTACCGGACTGTCGCTGGAGATCATGCCGGTCGAATAACGTTCGTATACCAGGATGAATCTCGAGGATACGGCCACGCCGTCTGGTGTGCAAGGGAATTCACTAGGGGGGAACCGTTCCTCCATCTCATCGGGGATCATCTGTATGTAAGCAGAATGCAGGAGGGATGTACGCATCGAGTAGTTAAGATTGCGGAAACCGAATCGTGTGCAGTATCGGCGGTGCAAGCCACTCGCGAAGGACTTCTGCGGAACTTCGGAGCAGTCGGCGCCAAGCGGATTCTGGGAAGAAATGATATTTATTCGATTGAAACTGTAATTGAGAAACCGACTCCCACTGAAGCTGAACAAAAGCTTCTCGTGCCGGGTCTTCGCGCAGGCTATTACCTCTGCTTCTTTGGAATTCATGTCCTGACTCCAACAGTTATGGAGATTCTCGATCAACAACTTCATGATTCAAAGGATGGCAGACTCGCCACGATATCGGGGGCACTGCACCGGCTTTCTCAGAAAGAAAAATATCTCGCTCTCGAAATGAATGACCAGCGATACAACATCGGAGTCAAGTACGGATTGTTCAATGCCCAGCTTGCTCTTGCTTTTAGCGGGAAAGATCGTGATGATGTAATCGCTATGCTTATGGAAATGCTGCTGCTGCGTGAATCTCGCGACGCCGAAATGGACAAACGATGA